The following DNA comes from Gadus macrocephalus chromosome 5, ASM3116895v1.
aaaagtatcTCATTCCAGAAATATCTACGATATAGATATCACTGTGTGTCCAATGGTAATGTATTGTTTGTACACTTTCGTCCAGTTTTAACAGTATTTTTAAAAGAGACAATGAAATCTGTAACACATTTCAGCACTAATATCAAGCTTCCCATGCTGTGTTTCGCCGTGTGGTTCCAGCTGAAGCagaagtgtgtgtatgaggtGAAGACGATCGCCCAGAACGTCACGCAGGAAGCGCGGACTGAGCTGGAGAGGCTGCGAGCCATCTGGGTCTGGTTGTGCCACAACATAGGTGGGTTTGGCTCCAGCCCTGATccctaccctccccccctccactccccaaACCCCCCCACCGATTCTGCTGCTCTGAACTTAGTTAGCAATACTTTAAAGCCACTTCAAGACAGACGTTTAGTTAGCAATACTTTAAGGCAACTCAAAGGTTCGAGTTTAGCTTGCAATACTTGAACGCAACTATATGTTCAAGTTTAGTGAGAGATACATTAACACAACTATGAGGTTCAAGTTTAGTTGAAGATAAATTAACGCAACTATGATGTTCAAGTTTTGTTAGCGATACTTTAAGGCCACTATATGGTTGAAGTTTAGTTAGCAATACTTTAAGGCAACTATAAGGTTCAAGTTTAGTTATTGATACATATAAGGTTCAGGTTTAGTTAGCCGTACTTTAAGGCAACTATAAGGTTCAGAGATATTGACGTACCCTTGGTTAATATTGAAGTTGTACTGCGTGTGTTGCTCTGCAGAGTACGATGTGAGCGGGTACCTGGGCCAGTCGGAGAAGCTGTCCTCCCCGGAGGAGGTGATCGCTGCAGGGAAGGGCGTCTGCTGTGGCTACTCCAGCCTCTGTCTGGAGATGTGCCGGTCAGAGTCCCTGCATCCCTCCGTTTACCTAACCCTAGCTCCATCCGCCTCCTCTAGTCGTCCACCACCCCAATGGATCAGCCATTGATCATatgatttataaatatatacatatagatgtatatatatatagatgtatcgTATGATGTAGTAATGACAATTACCATGTAGTGATATCTCTGCTCCCTGGTGTGTGTTCAGAGAGGTGGGCCTCCAGTGCCAGGAAGTCCCCGGCCACAGCAAGGGCATCGGACACCGGCCGGGTCAGAGCCTCCGGGACGTGCGGTCGGACCACATGTGGAACGCCGTGCTGCTGGGGGGGCAGTGGTTCCTAATGGACGCCTGCTGGGGCGCCGGTCGTGTCGACATGGAGCACAAGAGCTTCGTCAAGAAGTAAGACGCAGACTCAGAAGCATTCACCGAGAGGGAACCGAGACGATGGAAAGTCCTCTGGAGGTCTGAGTCTTCACCTCAAACCCTCCGCTGTGTTGCTTTGACTCTCAAGGTTCGATGATTTCTACTTCCTTACTGATCCGGAGGACTTTGTGGAGTCTCACTACCCTGACAAGGAGGAGTGGCAGCTCCTGGACCAGCACATCTCCCGGGAGGAGTTTGAGATGCGGGTCTTCAAGACCTCCACGTTCTTCTCCCTGGGCCTGAAGCTCATCCAGCCGCAGCACTTCTACATGCTCACAGGTGGGCCTCTTGCTttagtaaatggtaaatggactgcaattatgtagcgcttttatccaaagcgcttcCCAATATTGCCTGaccttcacccattcatacacatgcatacacatcacACAACGACGGGGGAGTCAACCATttaaggcgacagccagctcgtcaaggAGCAGTTAGAGTTAGGTGCCTtgcccagggacacctcgacactaagctaggaggagccggggatcgaactagcaatctTGGGGTTACCGGCGAaccagctctacctcctgagctactgccttTAGTGATGAGTTGGTTTCACATCACTCCTGGTCAAAGTTCACTTTGGAGACTTTGGAGGATTCACAGGAAGCAAAGCTAAAATAGTTATGCCGTGTCCCCAAAATAAAGCAGGAACAACCTCAATTGTAAACGAGGTACAACAAGTTATTTTGTGTTGTTGCCAATCAGTTGCACCTCAGTAGACATTAACAGTTATACTTTAATCCCGTCACAGGGTGGTCCCtgatttgaccaatcagaaacagCCCTTGCGACGAGTTCTGTTCATCCAGCGCTGTGTTTCCGTCCTTAGATGACGGGGAGGTGAACCtgtccatcagctcctccaggtCAGTGACCTACACCTATGACATCACCCCACGACATGACTTCCTGCACGGGGGCGCCGCCGAGCAAAAGGAAACCAGCGGCTCCTCTTGGGGCCTGCTGACCATCTCGCACCGCACCATGCGTCTGCAGATCCTGCCCCCCACCCAGGGGACCTACGACGTCAGGGTGTACGCCCGGCCCGAGCTGGCCTCCACCCCGCTGAGCTGGGTCTGCTCCTTCACCGTGGAGTGCCCGGCCCCCAGGGCCATGGAGGAGATCCCCGAAAACCCCTTCCTGTCCTGGGGCCTGCAGGCCGGTTCCGAGGCCCTGGGCATGGCCCCGGGAGGCTCCCCGGGGACTCAGGTGCTGGAGGTGGAAGAGGGCGAGCTGGAGCTGACGATGAAGACCTCCCGGTCTCTGATGGCGCTGTGCGAGCTGGTCCACCCGGGGCTGGAGCCCGCCCTCACAAAGCGATGCCTGACTACGCAGATCCGCCCGGACGGGCTGACGGTCCACGCGCTTTGCCCGTCCCGCGGCTTCTACCGCCTGTCCGTGTTCGTGCGGGACTACGACAAGCCGGAGGACCGCTTCCAGAACGCCGCAAACTTCCTGCTGCACTGCAAGGTGGCGGCCCAGGTCGAGCTGTTCCCGCCGGGCCTTGGCTCGGAGTGCGGCCCGGGGACCCGCACGCTGAAGGCGGGCCTGTCCAAGTTCAGCCACACGGGGGCGCTGGTGAGCACGCAGCAGGGGAAGTGCAACGTCACCTTCCACAATCAGCACGACCTGGAGCTCCACACCGTGCTGGGGAGGGCGGAGGGCCAGGCGCCGGCCGTCCGCCTGGAGCGCCACCTCTTCTTCGCCTTCACCGACAGCAAGGTGACGGTGAGCACCAGCCTGCCCGGCCCGGGGGTGTACCGCCTGGGGCTCTACGCCCGGAACGCCCCCGGCGCCAACTTCAACCCCATGTGTGACTTTGTCCTGAGGAGCAGCTGCGAGCAGCCGGGGCCTCCTTTCCCCAGCACTTACACCGCCTGGGGGAAGGGCTGCGTGCTGTTCGAGCCCCGCGTGGGTCTGTTGGAGCCCGCCGCCTGGGTCCGCTTCAGGGTCAGGGTCCCGGGGGCCAAGAAGGTGAGCGCGattggggaggagagggtggagctgAAGATGAACAAAAGCCGGGTGTGGGAGGGGGATGTGTTCACAGGGGGCGTCCGACAGGTCCAGCTGGCGGCCTCTTCGGAGGACGACGGAGCCATGGCCGTCATGTTGGCCTTTGACATCAGGCAGAGTGAGGAGTAACGTCGGCCACCCTGAAACCACTCGGACGCTAAACGCTTTTCTTCAGAAGCCCTTTGATACAGGCTTGGCCAAACAGGGGGTCCGTGTCCATGACCGATGCCCGAGGCTGGTCCGGACGTTTAGCATtgttgcttttttatttttctcgagTGCCATTACGTGAGAGCCCTTTGAAGTTGACACAAAACAGGTAGGCAGCCAATCACAAACAAGCTTGGTCGGACGGCCCTTAGAGAAGCCTTCCTGCCATTGTCCCCCCGCATTCTGGCACCTCTTTGTGGCGTGCCGCGAGACCCAGTGCTCAGGTTCGGGGACTCAAAGCCCAGGGAGGAAATGCAAGGATTTATTGCCCCCTGTCCTAGCCAGACAGGAGGGCAGCAGCACACTGCTGACTGGCATATTCCCCCATGGAGCTCCGAACTGCTCGCTGGTCAAGGGTGGGGAACATACCAGTACACATGCTAGCCAAGGCCTCCGCTGTAACCACGATTGTTTAAACGACGGGCGGtaataaaaacattgtttttaaaACCTTGAGTCTCTTGACTGTTTATTAACCAGGTAGCCATTGAGGATTTATGATTGTAatcagggatgcaaacaattaatcgattatcgattaattgtcgataagagattactcgattaaaataaattacttgcaattaatcgcatttttaacccgtaattccccaaccgtccacgtgagggcgcgcttgacgccagacgtacttgatgcacacgcgggaacacaagcgggaacacaagcgaagcaggacaagacaaacgaaaagcgggacactgacacgatgaagagggcaaaacggagtgcagtatggagccactttaagttggttaatgacgacaaagacgccaaatgcacaatatgtggaagtattttaaagtacaacaacTAAACGACTTTGTTGAAataccacctaaatgtgtcacattcagaaggaaattcagcttctcagaagaattgccgcttatcaattaatcgatcatcgatcgataagatgaaacaactatcgattaatgaattactcgataatttgcatccctaatTGTAATGGTCTACCTTTCCTGTTTAGGATTTTAGGTCAAATTTAGGATTGATAATCCCAGTGAAATGGTTTGTTTAAACTGGTTTTAACAACTTACTTGATGATCAAGGACAAATGCTCACCTTGCATCATTATGACCAAAGTCTGCTAACCAATAGATCCATGTGGTACATAGTCTGGTAACCAGTTAACTACTGGTGTGAGTTAATCATCAGATATCACAGAATGTGTCGCAAAATGTAGCCTGTCCGATGACAGTACACCACCCCCATAGTCCTACTGTGGGGTCCAGCAGTCACTCAGGACTCTGTTCTGGGCCGCTGCCTTGTGTGAGTTTCATCCTATTTCCATGATGTAGGCGATCCATAAGGGAGTTTAACACAGTGTGGTTTTCTGGGCCATGGATGTGAAGGGAGGAGGCAGACGACTTACCCCTCCTACACCACGGCGCACACACCTCAAGATTAGCCAACTAGGGGGGTACCCCCCAAAGGCCAGTCTTGGTCCTGGGTATCCTGGACCccttttggggggggggcataaaatAAGATCCTACTGCTCgttcaaacacagaaacacaacacaagggagataaaatacagataaaatagaggggagagaaagggggagggaaggagagggattGACAGAATATATGGATAATAATataagggagagggaggttaGAGGGtagacagagaaggaggagaaaagaGGGGAGAGTTAGAGAGGGGTAAACTGAATaaaagggagtgagagggaggaaggaaggatgagGGAATGAAAGCGGagaagggagaaagacagagcaaAAGTGAGAG
Coding sequences within:
- the ky gene encoding kyphoscoliosis peptidase, coding for MSADVAIQKFSFPFTCIAGHAPPGEQSQRACPQVKKLEASTVGVLRPIAIVGTLVMNGTGAGSKMDLKTDSKIDSKMELKTDLETEVKSDLKMDFKMDLKTDLKTDLQTNSKTDSKMDLKTDLMPDLKTTVKLDLKTDLKKDSKTGLKTVSKIGLKATPGARLQLGPSASAPGVQSAVLSGRGVFERLAAESEDTRPAAKRQLSSESAARTVAVVKKSAVRKEPEGAAKTGLRGAAPGKRRRRKDLFSGSQAFSRVDAHAIRAGAELKQKCVYEVKTIAQNVTQEARTELERLRAIWVWLCHNIEYDVSGYLGQSEKLSSPEEVIAAGKGVCCGYSSLCLEMCREVGLQCQEVPGHSKGIGHRPGQSLRDVRSDHMWNAVLLGGQWFLMDACWGAGRVDMEHKSFVKKFDDFYFLTDPEDFVESHYPDKEEWQLLDQHISREEFEMRVFKTSTFFSLGLKLIQPQHFYMLTDDGEVNLSISSSRSVTYTYDITPRHDFLHGGAAEQKETSGSSWGLLTISHRTMRLQILPPTQGTYDVRVYARPELASTPLSWVCSFTVECPAPRAMEEIPENPFLSWGLQAGSEALGMAPGGSPGTQVLEVEEGELELTMKTSRSLMALCELVHPGLEPALTKRCLTTQIRPDGLTVHALCPSRGFYRLSVFVRDYDKPEDRFQNAANFLLHCKVAAQVELFPPGLGSECGPGTRTLKAGLSKFSHTGALVSTQQGKCNVTFHNQHDLELHTVLGRAEGQAPAVRLERHLFFAFTDSKVTVSTSLPGPGVYRLGLYARNAPGANFNPMCDFVLRSSCEQPGPPFPSTYTAWGKGCVLFEPRVGLLEPAAWVRFRVRVPGAKKVSAIGEERVELKMNKSRVWEGDVFTGGVRQVQLAASSEDDGAMAVMLAFDIRQSEE